In Syntrophomonas wolfei subsp. wolfei str. Goettingen G311, a single window of DNA contains:
- the aroF gene encoding 3-deoxy-7-phosphoheptulonate synthase yields the protein MGGRGSCLARRFKPRTSPYSFKGLGRQGLEIMLEARRITGLPLVTEIMDVRDLELFDDNIDILQVGSRNMQNYSLLEELGKLQKPILLKRGLSATIEEWLLAAEYVLDGGNPNVILCERGIRTFESYLRNTVDIGAVALLKELSHLPVLVDPSHATGKWKMVTPVARAAIAAGADGLMVEVHPDPDQALSDGKQSLTPDNFLKMYEQVIRISRLVKNF from the coding sequence CTGGGAGGCCGGGGCTCATGCCTTGCGCGGCGGTTTAAACCCCGCACCTCACCGTATTCCTTTAAGGGCCTGGGTCGGCAAGGCCTGGAAATAATGCTGGAAGCTCGCCGTATTACGGGGCTGCCCCTGGTGACAGAGATAATGGATGTCCGGGATCTGGAGCTTTTTGATGATAATATTGATATTTTGCAGGTGGGGAGCAGAAACATGCAAAACTATTCCCTGCTGGAAGAGCTGGGAAAATTGCAAAAACCTATCCTGCTCAAACGTGGATTGTCTGCAACTATAGAGGAGTGGCTACTGGCGGCGGAATATGTTCTGGACGGGGGAAACCCCAATGTAATTTTATGTGAACGGGGAATCAGAACCTTTGAAAGCTATTTGCGCAACACCGTTGACATAGGGGCAGTGGCCCTGCTCAAGGAGCTTTCCCATTTGCCTGTGCTTGTGGATCCCAGTCACGCCACCGGGAAATGGAAAATGGTTACTCCCGTAGCCCGCGCGGCCATAGCCGCAGGGGCGGATGGCCTGATGGTGGAAGTTCACCCGGATCCAGACCAGGCTCTGTCCGATGGCAAGCAGTCTTTGACCCCGGATAATTTCCTGAAGATGTATGAACAAGTAATCCGGATTTCCCGGCTGGTAAAGAACTTCTAA
- a CDS encoding carbon-nitrogen hydrolase family protein, whose protein sequence is MDKTLSLSICQMKTGNDKDENLKKAGEMIAAAAGEGAEMVVLPEVFNSPYQAELFPRYAEPFPGPSTDFLAAAACKHGLCIVGGSIIERDSQGKIYNSSFVFDERGELIGRHRKAHLFDIDIPGRISFRESDTLNAGENITIVHYKSRLFALMICYDCRFPELARAAALEGAELLVIPAAFNTTTGPAHWKLLMRCRAVDNQLFVVAASPARNPSASYQAWGHSLVVDPWGDILQEAGSGEEIIHARLDFSRLEQVRQELPLLRQRRKDLYRLDYKAPGNGIV, encoded by the coding sequence ATGGATAAGACTTTATCCCTTTCCATCTGCCAGATGAAAACAGGAAACGATAAGGATGAGAATTTGAAAAAAGCGGGGGAAATGATTGCCGCTGCGGCCGGAGAAGGGGCGGAAATGGTGGTATTGCCCGAGGTTTTTAATTCGCCTTACCAGGCGGAGCTTTTTCCCCGTTATGCCGAGCCTTTTCCCGGCCCCAGCACGGATTTTTTAGCTGCGGCGGCTTGCAAGCATGGTTTGTGTATTGTAGGTGGCTCTATAATCGAAAGGGATAGCCAGGGTAAAATATATAACAGCAGCTTTGTTTTTGACGAGCGGGGAGAACTTATCGGACGCCATCGCAAAGCCCATCTTTTTGATATCGATATCCCCGGCCGGATTTCCTTTCGGGAATCAGATACATTGAATGCTGGGGAGAATATTACTATTGTCCACTACAAATCCCGGCTGTTCGCTTTGATGATTTGCTATGATTGCCGTTTCCCGGAACTTGCCCGGGCTGCAGCCCTGGAAGGAGCAGAGTTGCTGGTGATTCCGGCCGCTTTCAACACTACCACCGGTCCAGCCCACTGGAAACTCCTGATGCGCTGCCGGGCGGTAGACAACCAGCTATTCGTGGTTGCCGCCTCTCCGGCCCGGAACCCCTCCGCCAGCTATCAGGCCTGGGGACATTCCCTGGTGGTTGACCCCTGGGGGGATATACTGCAGGAAGCTGGGAGCGGTGAAGAAATCATCCATGCCCGGCTGGACTTTTCCCGGCTGGAACAAGTGCGGCAGGAGCTGCCTCTTCTCCGGCAGCGGCGAAAGGATTTATACCGACTGGATTATAAGGCACCAGGAAACGGGATAGTTTAA
- a CDS encoding secondary thiamine-phosphate synthase enzyme YjbQ: protein MKFHTEYLWFNTQKRREYIRITGQVRDACRKSGIKEGMILVSAMHITAGVYVNDNESGIIMDMDQMLESLAPFGPDYFHHRTGEDNGDAHLKSLLLHHQVIVPITNGDLDLGPWQDIFYAEFDGQRKKRVIIKVMGE from the coding sequence ATGAAATTTCACACTGAATACCTGTGGTTCAACACCCAAAAACGCCGGGAATATATCCGCATTACCGGGCAGGTGCGGGATGCCTGCCGTAAAAGCGGCATCAAGGAAGGCATGATTCTGGTTAGTGCTATGCATATAACCGCCGGGGTCTATGTGAACGACAATGAAAGCGGAATCATAATGGACATGGACCAGATGCTGGAATCGCTGGCCCCGTTTGGCCCCGACTATTTTCATCATCGTACCGGGGAAGATAACGGTGATGCGCATTTGAAGAGCCTGCTTCTCCACCACCAGGTTATTGTACCAATAACTAATGGGGACCTGGATCTCGGTCCCTGGCAGGATATCTTCTACGCCGAGTTCGATGGGCAGCGCAAAAAGCGGGTTATTATCAAGGTTATGGGTGAATAA
- a CDS encoding ABC-2 transporter permease, producing MFKLLLKDLLVLKNSIIWAMTYLLAIIIIFSMVPPFDKFIYIMAGYGTSYILIMGALMAEFKNNSDIFLNSLPVKRQEIILSKYLSALALTLLALAVAAILGLIINLLPLPLSIRLMSGMDAAIVLLMAALTLTIAMPVNLIFSNQAARVSTVMLFMLLFFAPAWIKDFIMDNHQAEWAQVLINTAVSQPAVLLATVAGLLLLLLALSLIISLRWYEAKDF from the coding sequence ATGTTTAAACTGCTATTGAAGGATTTGCTGGTTTTAAAAAATTCGATTATTTGGGCCATGACCTACCTGCTGGCCATTATCATTATTTTCTCCATGGTTCCACCATTTGATAAATTTATATACATTATGGCTGGTTACGGTACTAGCTATATCCTGATCATGGGAGCCTTGATGGCGGAATTTAAAAATAATTCTGACATATTCTTGAACAGTTTGCCGGTCAAAAGGCAAGAAATTATACTTTCCAAATATCTGAGCGCCCTGGCCCTGACCTTGCTGGCCCTGGCTGTGGCCGCTATCCTGGGACTCATAATAAATTTACTGCCCCTGCCCCTATCCATACGACTAATGAGCGGGATGGATGCAGCTATTGTTTTGCTGATGGCGGCATTAACTCTGACGATTGCTATGCCGGTAAACCTGATATTCAGCAACCAGGCAGCCCGGGTGTCCACGGTTATGCTTTTCATGCTGCTGTTCTTTGCTCCAGCTTGGATTAAAGATTTTATTATGGACAATCACCAGGCCGAATGGGCACAAGTCCTGATTAATACGGCAGTTTCCCAGCCTGCAGTCTTGCTGGCAACAGTTGCCGGCCTGCTGCTGCTCCTGCTGGCCTTGTCGCTTATTATCTCCCTGCGCTGGTATGAAGCCAAGGATTTCTAA
- a CDS encoding DUF3887 domain-containing protein: MLWRKIALLVLGVIMLCSLAACGNKVDSKAVREYADEITEKMLLAYNEDNYEQYIAHTDSQFKAVVSEDKMKEGNEMIRGKIGDYVPGSKKFKDAVKTSQKEQKYLVVRYNAKFTDESDDVLVTMIFDDNEAHEVGGIFFNSPKLREQ; the protein is encoded by the coding sequence ATGTTATGGAGAAAAATAGCTTTATTGGTGCTAGGCGTAATAATGCTTTGTTCTTTGGCGGCTTGCGGGAATAAGGTGGACAGCAAGGCAGTAAGGGAGTATGCTGACGAGATAACGGAAAAAATGCTGCTGGCCTACAATGAGGATAATTATGAACAGTATATTGCCCATACCGACAGTCAATTCAAAGCAGTGGTCAGCGAGGATAAAATGAAGGAAGGCAATGAAATGATCCGGGGGAAGATAGGCGATTATGTCCCCGGTTCCAAAAAGTTCAAGGATGCGGTAAAAACTTCCCAGAAGGAGCAGAAGTACCTGGTAGTGCGTTATAATGCCAAGTTTACCGATGAGAGCGATGATGTGCTGGTAACCATGATCTTTGACGATAATGAAGCCCATGAGGTAGGCGGAATATTCTTCAATTCGCCCAAACTGCGGGAGCAGTAG
- a CDS encoding GntR family transcriptional regulator: MNIVISNRSEEPIYNQIYQQLRGAIVREELKAGEPLPSIRSLARDLQVSVITTRRAYEELERDGYIETVAGKGSFVAPQNTELLREKRVNLIEEKLGAMIQEARSLGLSLQELQRIVELLYEEDL, from the coding sequence TTGAACATTGTAATTTCCAATCGCTCGGAGGAACCGATTTATAATCAAATTTACCAGCAATTGCGGGGGGCTATTGTACGGGAAGAACTGAAGGCCGGGGAGCCCCTGCCATCCATTCGCAGCCTGGCCCGCGACCTGCAGGTCAGTGTCATTACCACCAGGCGGGCCTATGAGGAGTTGGAGCGGGACGGCTACATTGAAACCGTGGCCGGCAAGGGATCTTTTGTGGCCCCGCAGAATACCGAATTGCTACGGGAAAAGCGGGTAAACCTGATCGAGGAAAAACTGGGGGCAATGATACAGGAAGCCCGCAGTCTGGGACTCAGCTTGCAGGAGCTGCAGCGTATCGTGGAGCTATTGTACGAGGAGGATTTGTAG
- a CDS encoding ABC transporter ATP-binding protein, with protein sequence MHKSVLFSTHITTDLERVADYICFINQGRIVLCQSKDEMLQGHVPVKGGFGTAKPGGEKMFIGLLSRY encoded by the coding sequence TTGCATAAAAGCGTGCTGTTCTCCACCCATATCACTACTGATTTGGAACGGGTGGCGGATTATATCTGTTTTATCAACCAGGGTCGAATCGTGCTCTGCCAAAGTAAGGACGAAATGCTGCAGGGACATGTGCCGGTAAAGGGGGGATTTGGAACGGCTAAGCCCGGAGGCGAAAAAATGTTTATCGGCTTGCTCTCAAGATATTGA
- a CDS encoding 2-oxoacid:acceptor oxidoreductase family protein — protein MESEKQILFAGFGGQGVLSMSQFLAYAAMGTGKNVTWVPSYGAEMRGGTANCLVTIASEEISSPLTENPSMAVIMNKPSLDRFENKVQPNGILFINSSMVDRKCRRDDLTVLEVPVNQLAEELDNLRGANMILLGAYLEKTRVVEVEEALEHFEQIFSGKREEIIRKNRQAFLAGVEYARKNW, from the coding sequence ATGGAAAGCGAGAAACAGATTCTCTTTGCCGGTTTTGGTGGGCAGGGGGTTTTATCCATGAGCCAGTTCCTGGCTTATGCAGCCATGGGTACCGGAAAAAATGTTACCTGGGTCCCCTCTTATGGAGCGGAAATGCGCGGTGGAACCGCTAACTGTTTGGTAACCATAGCCAGTGAAGAAATCAGCTCTCCCCTGACGGAGAATCCCTCTATGGCGGTAATTATGAACAAACCATCCTTGGATCGTTTTGAAAATAAGGTTCAGCCTAACGGTATTTTATTTATCAATTCCAGCATGGTTGACCGGAAATGTCGGCGGGATGACCTTACTGTTTTGGAAGTACCGGTTAACCAACTGGCAGAAGAACTGGATAACCTGCGTGGGGCCAATATGATACTTCTGGGAGCTTACCTGGAGAAAACCCGGGTGGTGGAAGTCGAAGAGGCCCTGGAACATTTTGAACAGATTTTTTCCGGGAAAAGAGAGGAGATTATTCGAAAAAACCGCCAGGCTTTTTTAGCCGGGGTAGAATATGCCCGCAAGAACTGGTAG
- a CDS encoding ABC transporter ATP-binding protein: protein MENVLEIKGLSKNLGSFRLDKVSFSLPQGYIMGFIGPNGAGKTTTIKLLMNLMHRDGGDIRVFGLDNRRYEKEIKQRIAFVYDESYYYEDLSLQDNRRIVARFYRDWDEKAFQRRLRDFDLPPRKKLKNLSRGMRTKFGLAIALSHTAEFLIMDEPTSGLDPVFRSELMDILQQLLVEENKSVLFSTHITTDLERVADYICFINQGRIVLCQSKDEILQGHVLVKGALERLSPEAERMFIGLRKNHYSFEGLSADPRGIRQFFGDGVLLESPGLDDIMVFYVRGNHHV from the coding sequence ATGGAAAATGTTCTGGAGATTAAAGGACTCAGCAAAAACCTGGGGAGCTTTCGCCTGGATAAAGTCAGCTTTTCTCTACCCCAGGGATACATCATGGGTTTTATCGGTCCCAATGGAGCAGGGAAAACCACCACCATCAAACTGTTGATGAACCTGATGCACCGTGACGGCGGGGATATTCGGGTATTTGGCCTGGATAACCGTCGCTATGAAAAGGAAATAAAACAGCGCATCGCTTTTGTATATGACGAAAGCTATTATTATGAGGATTTGAGCCTGCAAGACAACCGCCGTATAGTGGCCCGTTTTTACCGGGATTGGGATGAGAAAGCCTTTCAGCGGCGTTTACGGGACTTTGACCTGCCGCCCCGCAAAAAGTTGAAAAACCTCTCCCGCGGTATGCGCACCAAATTCGGCCTGGCCATAGCCCTCTCCCATACTGCAGAGTTCCTTATTATGGATGAGCCTACTTCCGGGCTGGATCCGGTATTTCGCAGCGAGTTGATGGATATCCTGCAGCAATTGCTGGTGGAAGAAAACAAAAGCGTGCTGTTCTCCACCCATATCACTACTGATTTGGAACGGGTAGCAGATTATATCTGTTTTATCAACCAGGGTCGAATCGTACTCTGCCAAAGTAAAGACGAAATACTGCAGGGACATGTGCTGGTAAAAGGGGCTTTGGAACGGCTGAGCCCGGAGGCGGAAAGAATGTTTATCGGCTTGCGCAAGAATCACTACAGCTTTGAGGGTTTAAGTGCCGATCCCCGGGGTATACGCCAGTTTTTCGGCGATGGGGTGTTGCTGGAGTCGCCGGGTCTGGATGATATCATGGTCTTTTATGTAAGGGGGAATCATCATGTTTAA
- a CDS encoding HutP family protein, which translates to MEIGSKIVSTAAIKMALTASRQEETRLKKELLENWEVKAVAVDYGGEFISSVGKIVERAVVAAKREGVIKDAHADEGAVAGAAREAIAQIMPKALGLNVGGKIGVARHKDHVSVAIFLGIGLLHLDEVAIGLGHRAVA; encoded by the coding sequence GTGGAAATAGGAAGCAAGATTGTATCAACCGCAGCTATTAAGATGGCTTTGACTGCTTCCCGGCAGGAGGAAACCCGCTTAAAAAAAGAGCTGCTGGAGAATTGGGAGGTCAAGGCTGTAGCGGTCGATTATGGTGGAGAATTCATAAGTTCGGTGGGCAAGATTGTTGAGCGTGCGGTAGTGGCGGCCAAAAGAGAGGGAGTAATTAAAGATGCCCATGCTGATGAAGGGGCCGTTGCCGGAGCCGCCAGGGAAGCCATTGCCCAGATTATGCCCAAGGCTCTGGGTCTGAATGTCGGGGGTAAAATTGGGGTGGCTCGTCATAAAGATCATGTCAGTGTGGCTATTTTCTTGGGAATTGGCCTGTTGCACCTGGACGAAGTGGCTATCGGCTTGGGACACCGGGCAGTAGCCTGA
- a CDS encoding DUF1648 domain-containing protein: protein MNYEMIIWAIVIVFILILFIIKLVTPQIVRREIFFGVRLPENLLGDLRLDDFKKAYIRNYLSFCGLYTILFCVTLAKFPSNAILLGGLIVFLLLSTWLYYLSHQRVRAFKKANEAHMLNRKQVVMVDTSFRSDKSNRPLPAKAWFIISLFIIGFNLLAGYLAYDELPIVVPTHWNAQGEIDGGVFKTWGLVFLFPLLQIFITGFMFLLYQAVGWSKLQISTLNPADSRERNRIFRFRWGANIIFLNILILLVISLLNLFVLQLIPVNVPVLLFVQPLLIILVLLDILFMAVWTGQGGSRLNTGSVNYCQDNDMALDDDKDWIGGLLYFNPRDPALFVEKRFGIAWGLNYGNIKAYMLIASLTAAFFLLDSIIELLLFY, encoded by the coding sequence ATGAACTATGAAATGATCATCTGGGCCATTGTGATAGTATTTATCCTTATCCTTTTTATTATAAAACTGGTCACGCCTCAGATTGTACGCCGGGAGATTTTTTTCGGCGTCCGCTTGCCGGAAAACCTGCTTGGTGATTTAAGACTGGATGATTTCAAAAAGGCCTATATAAGAAATTACTTGTCGTTTTGCGGGCTTTATACCATCTTGTTCTGCGTAACCCTGGCAAAATTTCCGAGCAACGCTATATTATTGGGTGGGCTAATTGTTTTTTTGCTTTTATCCACCTGGCTCTACTACCTGAGCCACCAGAGGGTTAGAGCATTTAAAAAAGCCAATGAAGCTCACATGCTGAACAGGAAGCAAGTAGTAATGGTAGATACCAGTTTCAGAAGCGATAAAAGTAATCGGCCTCTACCTGCAAAAGCATGGTTTATAATATCGCTGTTTATTATCGGCTTTAACCTGCTGGCGGGTTATCTGGCTTATGATGAACTGCCTATAGTGGTACCTACCCATTGGAATGCTCAAGGTGAAATTGATGGAGGGGTGTTTAAAACCTGGGGACTGGTCTTCCTTTTTCCTCTGCTGCAAATCTTTATTACGGGATTCATGTTTTTACTCTACCAGGCGGTGGGATGGTCAAAGCTGCAAATTAGTACACTTAATCCAGCAGATTCCCGGGAAAGAAACCGCATTTTCCGTTTTCGCTGGGGTGCCAACATTATCTTTTTGAATATTCTTATCTTACTGGTAATTAGCCTGTTAAACCTGTTCGTACTGCAGCTTATCCCGGTCAATGTACCGGTCTTGTTATTTGTCCAACCGCTGCTCATAATTCTTGTTTTGCTGGATATCCTCTTTATGGCGGTATGGACCGGTCAGGGCGGGAGCAGGCTTAATACGGGGTCAGTCAATTACTGCCAGGATAACGACATGGCCCTGGATGATGATAAAGACTGGATTGGAGGGCTGCTTTATTTCAATCCCCGTGATCCGGCTTTGTTTGTGGAAAAACGCTTCGGCATCGCCTGGGGTTTGAATTATGGAAACATAAAAGCCTATATGCTAATAGCCTCGCTAACCGCAGCCTTCTTTCTCCTGGATTCGATTATAGAGCTTTTGCTCTTTTATTAA
- the aroF gene encoding 3-deoxy-7-phosphoheptulonate synthase, with protein MKPFKLASWDRKGSYTHIKIDSGAEPLLIGEGYCTIIAGPCAVESEEGYLQIARFLQEAGAHALRGGLFKPRTSPYSFKGLGREGLEIMLEARRITGLPLVTEIMDVRDLELLGDNIDILQVGSRNMQNYSLLEELGKLHKPILLKRGLSATIEEWLLAAEYVLDGGNPHVILCERGIRTFESYLRNTVDIGAVALLKELSHLPVIVDPSHATGKWKMVTPVARAAIAAGADGLMVEVHPDPDRALSDGKQSLTPENFLKMYEQVSRISRLVKNL; from the coding sequence ATGAAACCATTTAAACTGGCTTCATGGGACAGAAAAGGAAGCTATACCCATATTAAAATAGATAGTGGAGCAGAACCTTTACTAATCGGTGAGGGGTATTGTACGATAATTGCCGGACCCTGTGCGGTGGAAAGCGAAGAAGGCTACTTGCAGATTGCTCGCTTTCTCCAGGAGGCTGGTGCTCACGCCTTGCGCGGAGGTTTGTTTAAACCTCGCACCTCCCCATATTCCTTTAAGGGCTTGGGCCGGGAAGGTCTGGAAATAATGCTGGAAGCCCGCCGTATTACGGGGCTGCCTCTAGTGACAGAGATAATGGATGTCCGGGATTTGGAGCTTCTTGGTGATAATATTGATATTTTGCAGGTGGGGAGCAGAAACATGCAAAACTATTCCCTGCTAGAAGAGCTGGGAAAATTGCATAAGCCTATACTGCTAAAACGCGGATTGTCTGCGACTATAGAAGAGTGGCTCCTGGCGGCGGAATATGTTTTGGATGGGGGAAACCCCCATGTAATTTTGTGTGAACGCGGAATCAGAACCTTTGAAAGCTATTTACGCAATACCGTTGACATAGGGGCTGTGGCCCTGCTCAAGGAGCTTTCCCATTTGCCCGTGATTGTGGATCCCAGTCATGCTACCGGGAAATGGAAAATGGTTACTCCCGTGGCCCGCGCAGCCATAGCCGCGGGGGCGGATGGTTTGATGGTAGAAGTGCACCCGGATCCAGACCGGGCTCTTTCCGATGGCAAACAGTCTTTGACCCCGGAAAATTTCCTGAAGATGTATGAACAGGTAAGCCGGATTTCTCGGCTGGTAAAAAATCTTTAA
- a CDS encoding GNAT family N-acetyltransferase, with the protein MRIREASVEDASAIARVAVDTWKTAYRGIIDDNYLNSLSYEEREKGWRQYPFHECYVYVAEDNTQNIIGFAAAGPERESNPMYQGELYAIYINQDYQSKGVGSALFLSILKKLDNTGINSLVLWALSASPYRKFYEKHGGKPVQSKLLEMEGFAYQITAYGWPDIKVANVGGIK; encoded by the coding sequence ATGAGGATTAGGGAAGCTTCCGTTGAGGATGCATCGGCGATTGCCAGAGTTGCGGTTGATACCTGGAAAACAGCTTACCGTGGTATTATTGATGACAATTATCTGAATAGTTTATCTTATGAAGAGCGGGAAAAGGGCTGGAGGCAATATCCCTTTCACGAATGTTATGTTTATGTGGCTGAAGACAACACTCAAAATATTATTGGATTTGCTGCCGCCGGTCCTGAAAGGGAATCAAACCCTATGTATCAAGGCGAACTATATGCCATCTATATCAATCAGGATTACCAAAGTAAAGGCGTTGGCAGTGCCCTTTTCCTCTCCATTTTGAAAAAGCTGGATAATACAGGCATTAATTCGTTAGTGCTTTGGGCTCTCTCTGCTAGTCCCTACCGGAAATTTTATGAAAAACACGGTGGTAAGCCGGTGCAAAGCAAACTCCTTGAAATGGAAGGTTTTGCATATCAGATAACCGCCTATGGATGGCCAGACATCAAGGTTGCAAATGTTGGAGGAATAAAGTGA
- a CDS encoding GntR family transcriptional regulator produces the protein MFLAIDFQSDIPIYIQLKQQIIAGIARGELKEGEELPSVRQLAQDIGINLHTVNKAYNLLKDDGFILMDRRKGALINSLENMADEDFKFRLREEINPLIAQAFCKGMTEEELLLEIGEIYRSYSQGVKR, from the coding sequence ATGTTCTTGGCTATTGATTTTCAATCCGATATCCCAATATATATCCAATTGAAGCAGCAGATCATTGCCGGCATTGCCAGGGGCGAACTAAAAGAAGGGGAAGAACTGCCCTCCGTACGCCAGTTGGCTCAAGACATCGGAATCAACCTGCATACCGTCAATAAAGCATACAACCTTCTAAAGGACGATGGCTTTATTCTTATGGACAGAAGAAAAGGCGCGTTAATAAACAGCCTGGAAAACATGGCGGATGAGGATTTCAAGTTCAGGCTGCGGGAAGAGATTAATCCCCTGATAGCCCAGGCATTTTGCAAGGGCATGACGGAAGAGGAGTTGCTGTTGGAAATAGGCGAGATATATCGTAGTTATTCTCAAGGAGTAAAAAGATGA
- the aroH gene encoding chorismate mutase produces MQLRGIRGATTVNEDRPEEILRATRELLQQMQKENAFTVEEVASALFTVTADIRSAFPAAAARAIGWDKVPLLCFQEIEVPDSLPRCIRVLLHVNTEKSQQEIKHIYLKAARSLRRDLNR; encoded by the coding sequence ATGCAGCTGAGAGGCATAAGGGGAGCTACTACTGTCAACGAGGACCGGCCTGAAGAGATATTGCGGGCAACACGGGAATTGCTGCAGCAAATGCAGAAGGAAAATGCTTTTACGGTGGAAGAGGTAGCCAGTGCCTTGTTTACAGTAACCGCTGATATCAGATCTGCATTCCCGGCAGCGGCGGCACGCGCCATCGGTTGGGATAAAGTGCCGCTCCTATGCTTCCAGGAAATTGAGGTGCCGGATTCTTTACCCCGGTGCATAAGGGTACTCTTGCATGTCAACACCGAAAAAAGCCAGCAGGAAATAAAGCATATCTACCTCAAAGCAGCCCGTTCGCTCAGAAGAGACCTGAATCGATAA
- a CDS encoding thiamine pyrophosphate-dependent enzyme codes for MKTVFKKPESLTDAKFHYCPGCTHGIIHRLIAECLDELKIREQTIGICPVGCSVLAYEYFNCDMLEAAHGRAPAIATAIKRLLPDRYLFTYQGDGDLASIGMGEIVHASLRGEKITVIFVNNTLYGMTGGQMAPTTLLGQVTTTSPYGRSKDWEGYPAKMAELLAQNEGSAYICRTAVNDPPNVVKTKRAIKKALQTQAKGLGFSMVEVLSTCPTNWGLSPVEAMKWVEENMIPYYPLGEFKVKEEK; via the coding sequence ATGAAAACCGTATTTAAAAAACCAGAAAGCCTAACCGATGCCAAATTTCATTATTGTCCGGGATGTACCCATGGGATTATTCATCGTCTAATCGCTGAATGCCTGGATGAGTTGAAAATAAGAGAACAAACTATTGGTATTTGCCCGGTAGGTTGTTCGGTTCTGGCCTATGAGTATTTTAATTGCGACATGCTGGAAGCAGCCCATGGGAGGGCACCGGCAATTGCTACGGCGATAAAACGGCTTTTGCCTGACCGTTATCTGTTTACCTACCAGGGGGACGGTGACCTGGCTTCAATCGGCATGGGGGAAATCGTTCATGCCTCCTTACGGGGAGAAAAAATTACCGTTATTTTTGTAAATAATACCCTCTACGGCATGACTGGCGGGCAGATGGCTCCTACCACCCTGTTAGGACAGGTAACTACTACTTCACCCTACGGACGGAGCAAAGACTGGGAGGGCTACCCGGCAAAAATGGCCGAACTACTGGCTCAGAACGAAGGTTCCGCATATATATGCCGGACGGCGGTCAATGACCCCCCAAATGTAGTTAAAACGAAAAGGGCGATAAAAAAAGCTTTGCAGACGCAGGCTAAAGGCCTGGGTTTTTCTATGGTCGAAGTACTTTCCACCTGTCCTACCAACTGGGGGCTTAGCCCGGTGGAGGCTATGAAGTGGGTAGAGGAAAATATGATACCCTATTATCCTCTGGGGGAATTCAAGGTTAAGGAGGAAAAATAA